The sequence CGCTTTTCCAATGGAATTTGCCAATCAATATTCAAGTCAGCATCGTTGTAAATCACACCAAATTCTGAATCTTTCTTATAAAATTCATCACATTTATAAAAAAAAGTAGCAGTTTCACTCAATACGGCAAAACCGTGTAAAAATCCTTTAGGCACAAACAACTGTAATTTATTCTTTGCACTTAAGATAATTTCAAACTTTTCACCGTAGGTTGCCGAATCTTTTCGGGCATCAACCACCACATCAAGCACTTCTCCTTTCAAAACTCTCACCAACTTGGCCTGAGCATAAATTCCACCTTGCGCATGCAGCCCCCGTATAACTCCGTAGGAAGAATAGGATTCATTATCCTGCACGAAAGTGGTTTTTATTCCTGTTTTTTCCTCAAATTGAATCGAGTTGAAGCTTTCCATAAAATAACCCCTATCGTCTTCAAAAACACTAGGTTTTATTATAAAACAGTCTTTTAAAAAGGTTTCTTCAACGGTCATCTTAGTGGTATTGTTTTTTGTAGTATTCTTGATATTTTCCAGAGGTTACGTGTAATAGCCATTCTTCATTGGCAAGATACCAATCTATTGTTTTTGAAAGACCCTCCTCAAAAGTTACACTGGGTTTCCACCCTAAGTCGTTATTTATTTTGCTGGCATCAATGGCATAACGAAGATCATGCCCCGGTCTATCTTTTACAAATGTTATAAGTTTTGCGGAACTTCCCTCTGATCGCCCCAATTTTTGATCCATTAACGTACAGAGTAATTTCACCAAATCTATATTTTTCCACTCGTTAAACCCACCAATATTATAGGTCTCACCACACTTTCCATCGTTTAGAATAAGATCTATTGCCTCTGCATGGTCTAGAACATATAACCAATCTCTGGTATAATTGCCATCGCCATAAACAGGCAGGGATTTATTATTAATGATATTATGTATAAAAAGTGGAATCAATTTCTCAGGGAATTGATTTGGACCGTAATTATTGGAACAGTTGGAAATAATATAAGGAAGCTTAAATGTTTCGCCATAAGCTCTAACAAAATGGTCCGAGCTCGCCTTTGAAGCGGAATAAGGAGAATTAGGATCGTAAGGCGTAGTTTCTGTAAATAACCCTTCTTGACCCAAGCTGCCGTAAACTTCGTCTGTACTGATATGATAAAAAAGCTTTCCGGAATAATCCCTTAACCAAAGTCTCTTGGAAGATTCCAGTAGGTTTAAAGTGCCTAAAATGTTGGTCTTGGCAAAGCCTATAGGATCTGTAATAGATCGATCCACATGGCTCTCTGCTGCCAAATGCACCACAACATCAAACTTGTATTCTTCAAAAATTAGGTCTATAGTTTTGGCGTCGGTTATATCGGCTTTTAAAAACTTGTAGTTTTGTTCATCCTCCACATCCCCTAGATTTTCCAAATTTCCGGCATAGGTTAGACTATCCAAATTATAAATTTTTGCTTGGGGATATTTTTTAACCAGTAAACGCACCACATGGGATCCAATAAATCCTGCTCCGCCAGTTATAAGTATTTTCTTGTTCTGCATAAATACGCTGCTACTTTTTTCTGAAATAATAAAGGGCATAAATATACACAGAATAATACAGATGAATTTCTATTATTCCTTACAAGAAACCCTAATGAAAAATTTTAATCACCCATAGAAAAACGTGGGCTCCCTAAACTATCATCCCCGCCGCAACGGTTTCATTGGTATTATCATCAATTAAAATAATACTTCCTGTGGTACGATTTGTTCCGTATGAATCTATCATTAAAGGCTTGGTCGT comes from Aequorivita sublithincola DSM 14238 and encodes:
- the rfbC gene encoding dTDP-4-dehydrorhamnose 3,5-epimerase; translation: MTVEETFLKDCFIIKPSVFEDDRGYFMESFNSIQFEEKTGIKTTFVQDNESYSSYGVIRGLHAQGGIYAQAKLVRVLKGEVLDVVVDARKDSATYGEKFEIILSAKNKLQLFVPKGFLHGFAVLSETATFFYKCDEFYKKDSEFGVIYNDADLNIDWQIPLEKRIVSEKDKGLPLFSSLS
- the rfbB gene encoding dTDP-glucose 4,6-dehydratase, producing the protein MQNKKILITGGAGFIGSHVVRLLVKKYPQAKIYNLDSLTYAGNLENLGDVEDEQNYKFLKADITDAKTIDLIFEEYKFDVVVHLAAESHVDRSITDPIGFAKTNILGTLNLLESSKRLWLRDYSGKLFYHISTDEVYGSLGQEGLFTETTPYDPNSPYSASKASSDHFVRAYGETFKLPYIISNCSNNYGPNQFPEKLIPLFIHNIINNKSLPVYGDGNYTRDWLYVLDHAEAIDLILNDGKCGETYNIGGFNEWKNIDLVKLLCTLMDQKLGRSEGSSAKLITFVKDRPGHDLRYAIDASKINNDLGWKPSVTFEEGLSKTIDWYLANEEWLLHVTSGKYQEYYKKQYH